GACGCTTAGCCTTCCGCTCCGGTGACTGGCTACTTATTCCGCCTTATCGTGGCAAGCCGCTCAACGAAGAAGTGAACCTTGAGACGGGCCTCTCTCCCACTCCCCAACTCTACAACCTTGCTTCCGACCTAGGGCAACGCACTAACCTAGCTTCTATCCAACCAGCTAAGCTCACCGAACTACAACAACAGTTCAAACAAGTAGTAGGCCCCGATTTTCAGGCTAATACCGAGGAACTGCAACTGCACTAGCCTGCGTAATTGGCGGATACTGAGCTGGTCGAAGCATGACGTTCTATGTAGATAATAGCACAGAGCCCCTAGCTTACCATGCAACCAACTTGGCATGATGAGCTAGGAGCTCAGCGTTTAGTCTCAACTACTTACTTGCGCGCCGCAGGCGGCTCCGGTAGTACCTGCCCGGTCTGCACGGGTGTGCCGAAGTCAGGCGTGCCGTCGGTGCGCCACGTGAAGGGCTGCATTCTCGGCGAGCGGAAACGGCCGCATCCTTGGCCAGGCTCATCGTTGGCGTGGTATAGGATCCAGTTCTGCTTGCCATCGGGTGAGGTAAAGAAGGAATTGTGGCCGGGGGCGTATACCTTGTTAGCAGCCGACTGCTGGAAAACCGGCGTTGCCGTTTTGGTCCAGGAAGCTGGGTTGAGCAGGTCGTCGTTTGCCGAAGCAGTCAACATGCCGAGGGCGTAGAAGTCAGTCCAGCAGCCACTGGCTGAATAAACCAGAAACAGCTTGTTGCCGTGCCGCAATACTTCGGGTCCCTCGTTCACGTCGACGTGAGCTGGGTCATTGGGACTGTTAAGATCACCGTTTCGCTCCCAATCGTACGTGGGGGTCGATACCAGTACCCGCGGTCCGGCCAAGGTCCACGGGTTTTTCATAGGAGCTAGGTAGATGCTCTGGCGCCCATTGGCGTCGCCTTCCCAACCCGACCAGATAAAATACAGCTTGTCTTTATTCTCAAATACCGACCCATCGATAGCCCATTTGTCGTTGGCCGGATCCGCTATCTTCCCGCGGTCGATCCAAGTACCTTCGAGCGGATCGGGCGAGCTGTTTTCGAGCACCCATACGCGGTGCGTTTGGTTGGTACCAGCATCCGCCGAATAGTATAGGTACCATTTCCCTTGCAAGTAGTGCAGCTCGGGCGCCCAAATGTCACGGCTGTTAGGGCCAGTGTCAGGCGGCGTCCACACCACCTTTTTCTCCGCTGTTTTCAGCTCCGCGAGGCTTTTGGTCTTCCAGAGCGTAAGGTTACGGCCCGTGGTATGGGTGTAATAGTAGTACCCATCGTGGTAAGTAGTCCACGGGTCAGCGCCGGATGGCAGCAGCGGGTTGGCAAATGTAGCAGCCGCTGAGGTAGAAGCCGCCGCTGATTGACTTTGCGGCCGGGCGCAGCCACCTAGCAGCAGGCTGATACTCAGTACTGCACCAAGAATCAGCGGCACAGGATGCTGACGAGGAGCTTGTCTATTTACTAGAAACATCACCCCTATTTGCTATTCATTTTCTTGATGAAATCGGCTTCATCCTGGTGGTAGGCCGTGCCATCGGGACGGAATACCTCGTGAAACCACTCATTTGGTTCGCTACCGTCGGCAATGGGCACATCCCATTGGTACTTCGTATTGGTCTTGCCGGCTACTAGGCCCCAGTTGAGGGCAGCCACGTTGTATTTCTTCAACAAAGGCATCATATTGACGAAGCGCGAGTTGCGCGGCCGCGCCATGTACTCAGTGCAGAGCAGTGGCCGATTGTGCGTCGAGAGCAGCGAAATGATACGTTCGTGTGCTGGCACATCATCGTAGCAGTGATAAGTCATCACATCGGAATGTGTCGCCTGAAACGCATTCAGTTCTTTAAAACCTGAGTCCCAGTTCCACAGACCAGCGCTCAGCGGCTGATCCGGGTTGGCAGCTTGGGCCCAAGCAAACACATTACGCAGCAGTGGCAACGAGGCCACGCCTTTGTTCCCGTTGCCGGGCTCATTATACAAGTCCCACAGCAGAATGCGCTTGTCGTGGGCAAAGCTGGTCAGCACATCGGTTACATACGGTTTCAACTGCACGAATGTAGCTGAGTCACGCGAAGCTGGGTCGCCGGGATCTTGCACCCAACCCGAGTTGTGTATACCCGGTTTTGGCGCCGGCTGCTTTCCCGGCTGGTAGGTCTTGTTCCAGCAGTCGTCGAAAAACACGAACATCGTTTGGATGTGGTGTTTGTCGGCCAAAGCTAGGTAGTCGTTCAGCCGCTTCTTGAAGCCCGCTGGGTCTTGCTTCCACGCTAAGCTGTGCAGAAACACACGCATGGTATTGAAGCCAATGCCTTCGGCCCACCCTAGCTCTTTGTCAATGGTTTGAGGGTCAAAACTATCGGCTTGCCACATTTCCAGCTGGTTGATGGCAGTGCTAGGAATAAAATTAGCGCCCGACATCCACTGCCGACCTTGGTACCACGCATTGGCTTTCTCAGTAGACCAGCGTGCCCCCTGAGTAGCGGACATAGCAGCGCTAGTCGCCTTGACCTTCGTTTTGACTTTTTGAGCCTGCACTGCTGGCGCACCGAGCAGCAGCAAACCAAGCAACAGAGCGGAAATTTTCCTCATGAAAAGAAAGAATAAGGTGGGGTTTGGAAAATGGAAGTGTGGTAAGCGTTAGTGCTTGATACAGGCATAGTTTTGCCCCTATCAAGTGCTCTAAAGTATGAAAGAATGTGCAATCGTTTGCACATTCTCGCGAATTCGCTTTGAACAGATCATCTACCAGAGAGAAAGTGCATCCTAGCTTCTTCCCGAGACAGAAATTGTGTTACTCTATTGAGCTACAGAACAGGTCACCTTCCTCAATCCTAGAATGACTACGAACGGGCTAAGCTGCTTACTAGCTACAATGTAGGTATACAGACATGGTCATAAGCCTAGTAGGCGATATGAACCGATCTATGCTAAGCTAAAAAGGCTAGAGTTTGTGCAAAGGATTGCATGAAACCTAGGTGTACTTATCGTTCAGCCCTGCAAGAGCACTAGCTAGCTTTTATTGCGCTTCACTTTCAGCGACGCCAGTAGGAAGGGGCAAGATGGAATTGCTTGCTATACTGAGGGCAAGTGACTCAAGCCGGTTCTGTCATTCAGCATCCTTTACAGCATTAGCAAATAACAGTATTTAATACTATCATTATGAACTCCATAACAGCGTTGCTACGGCATTTTTATTTGGCTATGCAACCAATTTATCCTTGTTAGAATCTTGTAAGCGCCCCAACTGCTATTCTTTTCCACCTCATGAAAAAACTGGCTCTGTATTGCCTGAGTGCCCTATTGTTAACTAACCTTACTGCTTGTGATAAAGAAGCCGTTGCGCCTCAGTGTGTAAACGGCATTGTGCTAGGTACTACTTGCGATGGGGCGTATCTTATTCAGCTAGATACTGATATGCCTTTAGGCAAAAGCCTCGTTTTTCAGGGTGACGGTGGTCCAGTGCTGCCTGGCCCAGAAAGTGTAGCAGGCACCACCTACGCAAACGTTGTAGAGACGTTCACGGCGCTCCCCAGCAGTATCAGCCGGGGTCAGCAGTTGTTTTTTGACGCTCGTCCGGCTACGGAGGAGGAACTTGTGCACAACTACTGCATGGCCAATCGGCCTTGGTACGAGGCCCCGCAAGTTGTGCTGACGAACATTTCCCAAACCGCTTGCGCTATGCGCGTGGAGGAGTAAGCCTATTTCTCGTAGCTTGGTCATTCACCACACCAACCGCTCACCTTATGGGAATTCTCGATAGCCTTCTCGGCAATGCATCCGAAAGCGATGCCCAATCGTTGCAGCAAGAGCTTACGCGCCTGTTAGGTGCCGGCGAGCAGATACAAAAAGCATACGCCATCTTCCGTGACCAGCTCATTTTTACCAACAAGCGCCTCATCTTGGCCAACAAGCAGGGCGTGACGGGCAAGAAAGTGGAATACTTGAGTATCCCTTACCGCAGCGTCGAGCGATTTTCAATGGAAACGACCGGCCATTTCGACCTCGAGTCGGAGTTAAAAATCTGGGTACGGGGGCAAGTAGAACCACTCGGTTTCACTTTCAGCAACGATACGAGCATCTACGACGTGTACCGCACCCTCGGGGAACATGCGCTGTAGGCTTTCTATCAGAACTGTTAATTAAAAGAACATCATTTCTCCCGCTGGTCGAAATGATGTTCTTTCGCTAACAAACCTAGGTTGTTACCGGCGTCTGAATAGCCGGCGGCGTGGGATTATATTGAGGAGTAGCATTCTGACGTTCAGCGGCTTTCTTACCTTTGTCGTCTTTCATGTCGAGGCGATTGAAAGGACGAATGATGAGGCGCAATGCCTGATCGGAGCTGAAATAACCAATAGCCCAATCGGCAAAGGCTACTACCTTGTTGCGGAAGCCTACGAGCGTCATTAGGTGCACAAAGAGCCAGGTGAACCAGCCGAAGATACCATTGAAGTGAATGTCTCTGGGCAGATCAACAACCGCTTTGTTGCGGCTCACAATCGCCATGACTCCCTTGTTGTAGTACTTGAAATCGAGCGGCGCCTGGCCTTTCAGAATGCGCTTGAAGTTCTTGCCTAGGTGCGTGCCCTGCTGCTGCGCCACGGGCGCCAGCATCGGCAAGCCCTGCGGCATATCGTCGGTTATCATGTTCGCCACGTCGCCGATAGCGTAGATGTTCTCGAAGCCGTCGACTCGGTTCCAGCGGTTCACGTTGATGCGCTTGTTGCGCGCAATGGCCTCGGGTGGCAAGCCGGGGACTTCGGCCCCATTCACCCCGGCAGCCCAGATAAGGTTGTCCGTCGGAATATACTCGGTGTCAGAGTAATACACGCGACTATTTTCGTAACGCAATACTCTGGTATTCAGGCGCACTTTCACCCCTAGGTCTTCTAAGTACCGCCGCGAATCGTCTTGTGACTTCTTCGACATCGGCTTCAACAGTGCCCCACCCGACTCGACTAGAAAGATCTGCATCTGCTCTAGGTCTAGCTCGGGGTAGTCTTTGGGCAATACGTGGCGGCGCATTTCGGCCAGCGAGCCGCTAATCTCCACGCCCGTGGCGCCGCCTCCAACCACCACGATATTCATGAGGGCCTGGTATTCCTCGGGGTTGTTGGTGAGCAGGGCTTTCTCGAAGTTCTGGAAGATAAAGCTGCGCAAATTCAAGGCATTCGGGATGCTCTTGATCTGCATGCTATGCTTTTCGATGGCCTCATTGCCGAAGAAGTTGGTGAGGGAGCCGGTGGCTATCACCAAATGATCGTAGTGGATTTCTCCTACCGTCGTTACGATTACGCTACTCTTCGAGTCGATGCACTGCACATCGGCCATGCGATAGAAGAAGTTGCTCTGACCGGCAAAAATTTTCCGGATGGGATAGGCAATGCTATCGGGTTCGAGAGCACCCGTAGCAACTTGGTAAAGCAGCGGCTGAAACTTGTGGTAGTTGTTACGGTCAATCATGACGACCTGCACCGGAGCGTCACGTAACTCTTTCGCCAACCGCAGACCACCAAAACCACAGCCAACAATTACAACCCGCGGGTGAGCAGAAACCGGAATATTTGCATCCATACTTCTTCAACAGAAAGGTAGTGCGAGAGCACCAATCACCTTAACACCAAAAGGAGGTGGCTGGTTACGTAAATTTTGTCCGACCTAGCTTCTGGTTGCGCTTGCCCATCCAACTAACCTAGGGTTGTTTGAGGCTTACTACCATAACCTATTTCAACAAAAACGCCCAACCGAGGCTGGGCGTTGTAGTGGTTGACTTAGTCGTCGCTGTCTTTTTTCTTAAAATCCCCGTTTTTGATCTGGTTGATCAACTGTAGCCAACTGAATGGGTTTAGCAAGGGGTTGGACGTGTACGGCGAAGGTGCCGTGCCCATGCGCCGGTTATAGTCGTTTTGTTGGAGCTGCATGGTTTGCCGGTAGTTGCCCATGCTCGTAACAGGAGCATTGTTGAAGATGCGCTGCATAATCTCGGGGCTGAGGTTTTCGGCGGCCCGCGAACCTCGTTGCTTGGGCAAGCGCAGGGCTAGGAAAGCTTGCTTAAACTCCTTTTCGGTAGCATAAGGGAAGATGCGCACTTCGGGCAGAATGGTAGCATCTTCCTTCAGCTGCACAATCACGGAGTAGCTCTGGCGCGTGTAGTCGGCGGGCACTACCACGGTTTGGTTCCGGTAGCCCAGCGACCGAATGATGATACTATCGCCGGCTAACACTGGCAGCGAAAAGTATCCGTACTCGTTGGTAGCCGTACCGCGACCAGCTTTCGGAACGAAGATGGAGGCGCCCGGCACCCCTAGCAAACTGTCGCCCGTGGCCACAATACCCGTGAACTGCACTACGGCCCTCTGCCCTTGCGCGCGTGCTGGCGCGGCCACGCCGACCAACACGATGATTAGAGCGAGAACTAAGCCCGCCGTAAGCAAACGAAATCGAACAAAACCAAACATACTGGGTAGGATAGACTACAATAATACGGCTCTTTCGGAGGGCACCGGCCGCTTTGCTGTAAATTTGTTGACACTCAAGCGGCACCTCCGCCTGCGTTTCGATAAAAGATGCGCCTAAAACACTTTACCGTTGCATTCGGCCAGCAAGTATTTAAAGCATTCGGCGACGAGTCGCGGGTACGCATCCTGCATTTGCTGTGGCGTAATCAGGAAATGTGCATTTCTGACCTGGAACAAGTGCTCGACTTCACGCAAACGAAAACGTCGCGCCAACTCTTATACTTAAAAAACGCTGGGCTTGTAAGCTTCCGACGGCTTGACAACTGGGTATTCTATTTCCTGAAGGATGAAACGGCCGATCTAGTTCAACAACTACTCGCCTTCATGGAGCGCGACCCGCAGCTCATGCACGACCAACAGATCTATAAAACGTTGTGGTCGAACCGGGAGCTAGCCGCGTACAAACTACAGAACCGCCGCTGGACCGGCACCATCTCCGAATGAAACTCGACCATCATCTTTTTGTCTGCACCAACCAGAAAAGCGGCGTGGGTGAAGACCTAGCCAAAGCCCTAAAGAAGGAACTGAAGAAGCAGCATCTCAAGTCCGTCTTTGCGGATGGAGAGAAATACAAGAACCGCGTGCAAACCTGCAACTGCTTGGATTTGTGTAAGCATTGCAAGAAAGGCGACGGCGCCGCTGTGGTTGTTTATCCCGAAGGCATCTTCTACGGCGACGTAGAACCTAGCGACGCTGCCGAAATCGTGCACGACCACCTAGGTGCGG
This Hymenobacter sp. GOD-10R DNA region includes the following protein-coding sequences:
- a CDS encoding glycoside hydrolase family 43 protein is translated as MPLILGAVLSISLLLGGCARPQSQSAAASTSAAATFANPLLPSGADPWTTYHDGYYYYTHTTGRNLTLWKTKSLAELKTAEKKVVWTPPDTGPNSRDIWAPELHYLQGKWYLYYSADAGTNQTHRVWVLENSSPDPLEGTWIDRGKIADPANDKWAIDGSVFENKDKLYFIWSGWEGDANGRQSIYLAPMKNPWTLAGPRVLVSTPTYDWERNGDLNSPNDPAHVDVNEGPEVLRHGNKLFLVYSASGCWTDFYALGMLTASANDDLLNPASWTKTATPVFQQSAANKVYAPGHNSFFTSPDGKQNWILYHANDEPGQGCGRFRSPRMQPFTWRTDGTPDFGTPVQTGQVLPEPPAARK
- a CDS encoding 1,4-beta-xylanase is translated as MRKISALLLGLLLLGAPAVQAQKVKTKVKATSAAMSATQGARWSTEKANAWYQGRQWMSGANFIPSTAINQLEMWQADSFDPQTIDKELGWAEGIGFNTMRVFLHSLAWKQDPAGFKKRLNDYLALADKHHIQTMFVFFDDCWNKTYQPGKQPAPKPGIHNSGWVQDPGDPASRDSATFVQLKPYVTDVLTSFAHDKRILLWDLYNEPGNGNKGVASLPLLRNVFAWAQAANPDQPLSAGLWNWDSGFKELNAFQATHSDVMTYHCYDDVPAHERIISLLSTHNRPLLCTEYMARPRNSRFVNMMPLLKKYNVAALNWGLVAGKTNTKYQWDVPIADGSEPNEWFHEVFRPDGTAYHQDEADFIKKMNSK
- a CDS encoding PH domain-containing protein, whose product is MGILDSLLGNASESDAQSLQQELTRLLGAGEQIQKAYAIFRDQLIFTNKRLILANKQGVTGKKVEYLSIPYRSVERFSMETTGHFDLESELKIWVRGQVEPLGFTFSNDTSIYDVYRTLGEHAL
- a CDS encoding NAD(P)/FAD-dependent oxidoreductase; amino-acid sequence: MDANIPVSAHPRVVIVGCGFGGLRLAKELRDAPVQVVMIDRNNYHKFQPLLYQVATGALEPDSIAYPIRKIFAGQSNFFYRMADVQCIDSKSSVIVTTVGEIHYDHLVIATGSLTNFFGNEAIEKHSMQIKSIPNALNLRSFIFQNFEKALLTNNPEEYQALMNIVVVGGGATGVEISGSLAEMRRHVLPKDYPELDLEQMQIFLVESGGALLKPMSKKSQDDSRRYLEDLGVKVRLNTRVLRYENSRVYYSDTEYIPTDNLIWAAGVNGAEVPGLPPEAIARNKRINVNRWNRVDGFENIYAIGDVANMITDDMPQGLPMLAPVAQQQGTHLGKNFKRILKGQAPLDFKYYNKGVMAIVSRNKAVVDLPRDIHFNGIFGWFTWLFVHLMTLVGFRNKVVAFADWAIGYFSSDQALRLIIRPFNRLDMKDDKGKKAAERQNATPQYNPTPPAIQTPVTT
- a CDS encoding carboxypeptidase-like regulatory domain-containing protein → MFGFVRFRLLTAGLVLALIIVLVGVAAPARAQGQRAVVQFTGIVATGDSLLGVPGASIFVPKAGRGTATNEYGYFSLPVLAGDSIIIRSLGYRNQTVVVPADYTRQSYSVIVQLKEDATILPEVRIFPYATEKEFKQAFLALRLPKQRGSRAAENLSPEIMQRIFNNAPVTSMGNYRQTMQLQQNDYNRRMGTAPSPYTSNPLLNPFSWLQLINQIKNGDFKKKDSDD
- a CDS encoding metalloregulator ArsR/SmtB family transcription factor; its protein translation is MRLKHFTVAFGQQVFKAFGDESRVRILHLLWRNQEMCISDLEQVLDFTQTKTSRQLLYLKNAGLVSFRRLDNWVFYFLKDETADLVQQLLAFMERDPQLMHDQQIYKTLWSNRELAAYKLQNRRWTGTISE
- a CDS encoding (2Fe-2S) ferredoxin domain-containing protein gives rise to the protein MKLDHHLFVCTNQKSGVGEDLAKALKKELKKQHLKSVFADGEKYKNRVQTCNCLDLCKHCKKGDGAAVVVYPEGIFYGDVEPSDAAEIVHDHLGAGQVVTRLLLD